Proteins encoded by one window of Cyprinus carpio isolate SPL01 chromosome B6, ASM1834038v1, whole genome shotgun sequence:
- the pecam1b gene encoding platelet endothelial cell adhesion molecule isoform X6, protein MSTLWFTSLWHLLLFLFTSEEACAESVIKSVRLIVHPRDEVERGTNVTLECQAEVSHKEGSQPNHNYSFYKDFKSLNTDQTSSRDNFYSIPDARVAHSGKYQCVVNTKEQKGQSSVEALTVKGLQTPVLKVDKLKLREGDDVTAVCTVEEEIGPLTFFFSDGSQDLYMEHTESHKVERQLVLPKATMNIFCYYSFSFPSTIERSNKSNVIRFDIQEVAINPNIKVNPSTNITEGDLITFNCSVDTTYQRNSELKISLVHGHTLLSVNMTQTDYKMPIKANESGEYECISRLGRVSKSSAMNITVKELFSMPVLSIPQDKVFEGENFTISCQINSFAKERIQMDDIRYSIFQDNTPVINGSIYNGTAGKASNGKYICVAEAKEITKKSRSVLFEAKVLVSKPEISVDGPVIINESFWIYCHSDNGSLPIIYSLKRNKITLNRTEVSDLREKARFLAMISTPSDISSYMCEAENNGQFSRKMSERLHVPVIVPVGKPLLTVIPVPGNIEEGSDVTLICNIAKGSPPITFSFYGGSGTKIYHTTVQSNSSSYGLSAVKRQHSGNYYCEANNQADALMRSDTVTVEVSLANWKKALIAVFCMLVVALLVLFIVMRYKAKRGKREMAAELSIGDE, encoded by the exons ATGAGCACCTTGTGGTTCACCTCCTTGTGgcacctcctcctcttcctcttcaccT CAGAGGAAGCCTGCGCAG AGTCTGTCATAAAAAGTGTGCGACTCATTGTCCATCCAAGAGACGAAGTTGAAAGAGGTACAAATGTGACATTAGAATGTCAGGCAGAAGTCAGCCACAAGGAGGGGTCTCAACCCAACCATAATTACAGCTTCTACAAagattttaagtcattaaataCTGACCAGACCAGTTCTAGGGACAACTTCTACTCTATACCAGATGCCAGAGTGGCCCACTCTGGGAAATATCAATGTGTTGTTAACACTAAGGAGCAAAAGGGGCAAAGCAGTGTCGAAGCCCTTACAGTGAAAG GTCTTCAGACACCAGTCCTAAAAGTGGATAAACTGAAACTGAGAGAGGGAGATGATGTTACTgctgtctgtacagtagaggaaGAAATAGGTcctttgacatttttctttagcGATGGATCTCAGGACCTCTACATGGAGCACACAGAGAGTCACAAAGTTGAGCGGCAGCTAGTCCTTCCTAAAGCAACTATGAATATATTTTGCTACTATTCTTTTTCATTTCCTAGCACAATAGAACGCTCTAATAAAAGTAATGTGATACGTTTTGACATTCAAG AGGTGGCGATTAATCCCAATATCAAAGTCAACCCATCAACAAATATCACTGAAGGAGATCTCATAACTTTCAACTGCAGTGTTGATACGACTTACCAAAGAAATTCTGAACTCAAAATCAGTCTCGTACATGGACATACTTTGCTCAGTGTTAACATGACACAGACAGATTACAAAATGCCTATTAAGGCTAATGAATCTGGGGAATATGAGTGCATCTCAAGGCTTGGTCGTGTTTCTAAATCATCCGCTATGAACATCACTGTAAAAG AGCTCTTCTCCATGCCTGTCCTGAGCATTCCTCAAGATAAGGTTTTTGAGGGAGAAAACTTTACCATCAGCTGTCAAATCAACAGCTTTGCCAAAGAAAGGATTCAAATGGATGATATAAGGTACTCAATATTCCAAGACAACACACCTGTAATAAATGGTAGCATATACAATGGCACTGCAGGAAAAGCATCGAATGGGAAATATATATGTGTTGCTGAAGCCAAAGAGATTACCAAAAAGAGCAGGAGTGTGCTGTTTGAAGCAAAAG TTCTCGTTTCAAAGCCTGAGATCTCAGTTGATGGTCCTGTTATCATCAATGAGTCATTTTGGATATATTGCCACTCTGACAATGGAAGTCTGCCAATTATCTACTCACTAAAGAGAAACAAAATTACCCTGAACAGGACTGAAGTGTCTGACCTTCGTGAGAAGGCTCGTTTCTTAGCCATGATATCAACTCCTTCTGACATCAGCAGTTACATGTGTGAAGCAGAGAATAATGGCCAATTCTCAAGAAAGATGAGTGAAAGGTTACATGTGCCTGTAATAG TTCCAGTAGGGAAGCCCTTACTGACCGTCATTCCAGTTCCAGGAAACATTGAAGAGGGCAGTGATGTTACCCTGATATGTAACATTGCAAAAGGCTCTCCACCTATCACATTTAGTTTTTATGGAGGCAGTGGCACAAAAATCTACCACACCACAGTTCAAAGTAATTCATCCTCATATGGTCTGAGTGCAGTAAAGAGACAGCACAGTGGAAATTATTATTGTGAGGCAAATAACCAGGCAGATGCCTTGATGAGAAGTGACACAGTCACAGTCGAAG TGAGCCTGGCAAATTGGAAAAAGGCTTTGATTGCTGTGTTCTGCATGCTGGTAGTGGCCCTGCTGGTCCTTTTCATTGTGATGCGCTACAAGGCCAAGCGAG GTAAAAGAGAGATGGCTGCCGAACTATCAAT TGGTGATGAATAA
- the pecam1b gene encoding platelet endothelial cell adhesion molecule isoform X7 — MSTLWFTSLWHLLLFLFTSEEACAESVIKSVRLIVHPRDEVERGTNVTLECQAEVSHKEGSQPNHNYSFYKDFKSLNTDQTSSRDNFYSIPDARVAHSGKYQCVVNTKEQKGQSSVEALTVKGLQTPVLKVDKLKLREGDDVTAVCTVEEEIGPLTFFFSDGSQDLYMEHTESHKVERQLVLPKATMNIFCYYSFSFPSTIERSNKSNVIRFDIQEVAINPNIKVNPSTNITEGDLITFNCSVDTTYQRNSELKISLVHGHTLLSVNMTQTDYKMPIKANESGEYECISRLGRVSKSSAMNITVKELFSMPVLSIPQDKVFEGENFTISCQINSFAKERIQMDDIRYSIFQDNTPVINGSIYNGTAGKASNGKYICVAEAKEITKKSRSVLFEAKVLVSKPEISVDGPVIINESFWIYCHSDNGSLPIIYSLKRNKITLNRTEVSDLREKARFLAMISTPSDISSYMCEAENNGQFSRKMSERLHVPVIVPVGKPLLTVIPVPGNIEEGSDVTLICNIAKGSPPITFSFYGGSGTKIYHTTVQSNSSSYGLSAVKRQHSGNYYCEANNQADALMRSDTVTVEVSLANWKKALIAVFCMLVVALLVLFIVMRYKAKRGRETYSPTASPV; from the exons ATGAGCACCTTGTGGTTCACCTCCTTGTGgcacctcctcctcttcctcttcaccT CAGAGGAAGCCTGCGCAG AGTCTGTCATAAAAAGTGTGCGACTCATTGTCCATCCAAGAGACGAAGTTGAAAGAGGTACAAATGTGACATTAGAATGTCAGGCAGAAGTCAGCCACAAGGAGGGGTCTCAACCCAACCATAATTACAGCTTCTACAAagattttaagtcattaaataCTGACCAGACCAGTTCTAGGGACAACTTCTACTCTATACCAGATGCCAGAGTGGCCCACTCTGGGAAATATCAATGTGTTGTTAACACTAAGGAGCAAAAGGGGCAAAGCAGTGTCGAAGCCCTTACAGTGAAAG GTCTTCAGACACCAGTCCTAAAAGTGGATAAACTGAAACTGAGAGAGGGAGATGATGTTACTgctgtctgtacagtagaggaaGAAATAGGTcctttgacatttttctttagcGATGGATCTCAGGACCTCTACATGGAGCACACAGAGAGTCACAAAGTTGAGCGGCAGCTAGTCCTTCCTAAAGCAACTATGAATATATTTTGCTACTATTCTTTTTCATTTCCTAGCACAATAGAACGCTCTAATAAAAGTAATGTGATACGTTTTGACATTCAAG AGGTGGCGATTAATCCCAATATCAAAGTCAACCCATCAACAAATATCACTGAAGGAGATCTCATAACTTTCAACTGCAGTGTTGATACGACTTACCAAAGAAATTCTGAACTCAAAATCAGTCTCGTACATGGACATACTTTGCTCAGTGTTAACATGACACAGACAGATTACAAAATGCCTATTAAGGCTAATGAATCTGGGGAATATGAGTGCATCTCAAGGCTTGGTCGTGTTTCTAAATCATCCGCTATGAACATCACTGTAAAAG AGCTCTTCTCCATGCCTGTCCTGAGCATTCCTCAAGATAAGGTTTTTGAGGGAGAAAACTTTACCATCAGCTGTCAAATCAACAGCTTTGCCAAAGAAAGGATTCAAATGGATGATATAAGGTACTCAATATTCCAAGACAACACACCTGTAATAAATGGTAGCATATACAATGGCACTGCAGGAAAAGCATCGAATGGGAAATATATATGTGTTGCTGAAGCCAAAGAGATTACCAAAAAGAGCAGGAGTGTGCTGTTTGAAGCAAAAG TTCTCGTTTCAAAGCCTGAGATCTCAGTTGATGGTCCTGTTATCATCAATGAGTCATTTTGGATATATTGCCACTCTGACAATGGAAGTCTGCCAATTATCTACTCACTAAAGAGAAACAAAATTACCCTGAACAGGACTGAAGTGTCTGACCTTCGTGAGAAGGCTCGTTTCTTAGCCATGATATCAACTCCTTCTGACATCAGCAGTTACATGTGTGAAGCAGAGAATAATGGCCAATTCTCAAGAAAGATGAGTGAAAGGTTACATGTGCCTGTAATAG TTCCAGTAGGGAAGCCCTTACTGACCGTCATTCCAGTTCCAGGAAACATTGAAGAGGGCAGTGATGTTACCCTGATATGTAACATTGCAAAAGGCTCTCCACCTATCACATTTAGTTTTTATGGAGGCAGTGGCACAAAAATCTACCACACCACAGTTCAAAGTAATTCATCCTCATATGGTCTGAGTGCAGTAAAGAGACAGCACAGTGGAAATTATTATTGTGAGGCAAATAACCAGGCAGATGCCTTGATGAGAAGTGACACAGTCACAGTCGAAG TGAGCCTGGCAAATTGGAAAAAGGCTTTGATTGCTGTGTTCTGCATGCTGGTAGTGGCCCTGCTGGTCCTTTTCATTGTGATGCGCTACAAGGCCAAGCGAGGTAGAGAGACCTACAGCCCCACTGCATCACCTGTCTGA
- the pecam1b gene encoding platelet endothelial cell adhesion molecule isoform X5 — MSTLWFTSLWHLLLFLFTSEEACAESVIKSVRLIVHPRDEVERGTNVTLECQAEVSHKEGSQPNHNYSFYKDFKSLNTDQTSSRDNFYSIPDARVAHSGKYQCVVNTKEQKGQSSVEALTVKGLQTPVLKVDKLKLREGDDVTAVCTVEEEIGPLTFFFSDGSQDLYMEHTESHKVERQLVLPKATMNIFCYYSFSFPSTIERSNKSNVIRFDIQEVAINPNIKVNPSTNITEGDLITFNCSVDTTYQRNSELKISLVHGHTLLSVNMTQTDYKMPIKANESGEYECISRLGRVSKSSAMNITVKELFSMPVLSIPQDKVFEGENFTISCQINSFAKERIQMDDIRYSIFQDNTPVINGSIYNGTAGKASNGKYICVAEAKEITKKSRSVLFEAKVLVSKPEISVDGPVIINESFWIYCHSDNGSLPIIYSLKRNKITLNRTEVSDLREKARFLAMISTPSDISSYMCEAENNGQFSRKMSERLHVPVIVPVGKPLLTVIPVPGNIEEGSDVTLICNIAKGSPPITFSFYGGSGTKIYHTTVQSNSSSYGLSAVKRQHSGNYYCEANNQADALMRSDTVTVEVSLANWKKALIAVFCMLVVALLVLFIVMRYKAKRGKREMAAELSMRRATL, encoded by the exons ATGAGCACCTTGTGGTTCACCTCCTTGTGgcacctcctcctcttcctcttcaccT CAGAGGAAGCCTGCGCAG AGTCTGTCATAAAAAGTGTGCGACTCATTGTCCATCCAAGAGACGAAGTTGAAAGAGGTACAAATGTGACATTAGAATGTCAGGCAGAAGTCAGCCACAAGGAGGGGTCTCAACCCAACCATAATTACAGCTTCTACAAagattttaagtcattaaataCTGACCAGACCAGTTCTAGGGACAACTTCTACTCTATACCAGATGCCAGAGTGGCCCACTCTGGGAAATATCAATGTGTTGTTAACACTAAGGAGCAAAAGGGGCAAAGCAGTGTCGAAGCCCTTACAGTGAAAG GTCTTCAGACACCAGTCCTAAAAGTGGATAAACTGAAACTGAGAGAGGGAGATGATGTTACTgctgtctgtacagtagaggaaGAAATAGGTcctttgacatttttctttagcGATGGATCTCAGGACCTCTACATGGAGCACACAGAGAGTCACAAAGTTGAGCGGCAGCTAGTCCTTCCTAAAGCAACTATGAATATATTTTGCTACTATTCTTTTTCATTTCCTAGCACAATAGAACGCTCTAATAAAAGTAATGTGATACGTTTTGACATTCAAG AGGTGGCGATTAATCCCAATATCAAAGTCAACCCATCAACAAATATCACTGAAGGAGATCTCATAACTTTCAACTGCAGTGTTGATACGACTTACCAAAGAAATTCTGAACTCAAAATCAGTCTCGTACATGGACATACTTTGCTCAGTGTTAACATGACACAGACAGATTACAAAATGCCTATTAAGGCTAATGAATCTGGGGAATATGAGTGCATCTCAAGGCTTGGTCGTGTTTCTAAATCATCCGCTATGAACATCACTGTAAAAG AGCTCTTCTCCATGCCTGTCCTGAGCATTCCTCAAGATAAGGTTTTTGAGGGAGAAAACTTTACCATCAGCTGTCAAATCAACAGCTTTGCCAAAGAAAGGATTCAAATGGATGATATAAGGTACTCAATATTCCAAGACAACACACCTGTAATAAATGGTAGCATATACAATGGCACTGCAGGAAAAGCATCGAATGGGAAATATATATGTGTTGCTGAAGCCAAAGAGATTACCAAAAAGAGCAGGAGTGTGCTGTTTGAAGCAAAAG TTCTCGTTTCAAAGCCTGAGATCTCAGTTGATGGTCCTGTTATCATCAATGAGTCATTTTGGATATATTGCCACTCTGACAATGGAAGTCTGCCAATTATCTACTCACTAAAGAGAAACAAAATTACCCTGAACAGGACTGAAGTGTCTGACCTTCGTGAGAAGGCTCGTTTCTTAGCCATGATATCAACTCCTTCTGACATCAGCAGTTACATGTGTGAAGCAGAGAATAATGGCCAATTCTCAAGAAAGATGAGTGAAAGGTTACATGTGCCTGTAATAG TTCCAGTAGGGAAGCCCTTACTGACCGTCATTCCAGTTCCAGGAAACATTGAAGAGGGCAGTGATGTTACCCTGATATGTAACATTGCAAAAGGCTCTCCACCTATCACATTTAGTTTTTATGGAGGCAGTGGCACAAAAATCTACCACACCACAGTTCAAAGTAATTCATCCTCATATGGTCTGAGTGCAGTAAAGAGACAGCACAGTGGAAATTATTATTGTGAGGCAAATAACCAGGCAGATGCCTTGATGAGAAGTGACACAGTCACAGTCGAAG TGAGCCTGGCAAATTGGAAAAAGGCTTTGATTGCTGTGTTCTGCATGCTGGTAGTGGCCCTGCTGGTCCTTTTCATTGTGATGCGCTACAAGGCCAAGCGAG GTAAAAGAGAGATGGCTGCCGAACTATCAAT GCGCAGAGCTACACTTTGA
- the pecam1b gene encoding platelet endothelial cell adhesion molecule isoform X4, whose translation MSTLWFTSLWHLLLFLFTSEEACAGLQTPVLKVDKLKLREGDDVTAVCTVEEEIGPLTFFFSDGSQDLYMEHTESHKVERQLVLPKATMNIFCYYSFSFPSTIERSNKSNVIRFDIQEVAINPNIKVNPSTNITEGDLITFNCSVDTTYQRNSELKISLVHGHTLLSVNMTQTDYKMPIKANESGEYECISRLGRVSKSSAMNITVKELFSMPVLSIPQDKVFEGENFTISCQINSFAKERIQMDDIRYSIFQDNTPVINGSIYNGTAGKASNGKYICVAEAKEITKKSRSVLFEAKVLVSKPEISVDGPVIINESFWIYCHSDNGSLPIIYSLKRNKITLNRTEVSDLREKARFLAMISTPSDISSYMCEAENNGQFSRKMSERLHVPVIVPVGKPLLTVIPVPGNIEEGSDVTLICNIAKGSPPITFSFYGGSGTKIYHTTVQSNSSSYGLSAVKRQHSGNYYCEANNQADALMRSDTVTVEVSLANWKKALIAVFCMLVVALLVLFIVMRYKAKRGKREMAAELSIKPASPKSDDSLTLSLTHDTHYSDHTVVMNNKESVWSERPPDVADQDSLGSTNEGDLEYSEVVHPPPVDPTQIPLKKGTDTVYSELQTTQGAIEHVNHQGLLEYADLNHDLPEPVD comes from the exons ATGAGCACCTTGTGGTTCACCTCCTTGTGgcacctcctcctcttcctcttcaccT CAGAGGAAGCCTGCGCAG GTCTTCAGACACCAGTCCTAAAAGTGGATAAACTGAAACTGAGAGAGGGAGATGATGTTACTgctgtctgtacagtagaggaaGAAATAGGTcctttgacatttttctttagcGATGGATCTCAGGACCTCTACATGGAGCACACAGAGAGTCACAAAGTTGAGCGGCAGCTAGTCCTTCCTAAAGCAACTATGAATATATTTTGCTACTATTCTTTTTCATTTCCTAGCACAATAGAACGCTCTAATAAAAGTAATGTGATACGTTTTGACATTCAAG AGGTGGCGATTAATCCCAATATCAAAGTCAACCCATCAACAAATATCACTGAAGGAGATCTCATAACTTTCAACTGCAGTGTTGATACGACTTACCAAAGAAATTCTGAACTCAAAATCAGTCTCGTACATGGACATACTTTGCTCAGTGTTAACATGACACAGACAGATTACAAAATGCCTATTAAGGCTAATGAATCTGGGGAATATGAGTGCATCTCAAGGCTTGGTCGTGTTTCTAAATCATCCGCTATGAACATCACTGTAAAAG AGCTCTTCTCCATGCCTGTCCTGAGCATTCCTCAAGATAAGGTTTTTGAGGGAGAAAACTTTACCATCAGCTGTCAAATCAACAGCTTTGCCAAAGAAAGGATTCAAATGGATGATATAAGGTACTCAATATTCCAAGACAACACACCTGTAATAAATGGTAGCATATACAATGGCACTGCAGGAAAAGCATCGAATGGGAAATATATATGTGTTGCTGAAGCCAAAGAGATTACCAAAAAGAGCAGGAGTGTGCTGTTTGAAGCAAAAG TTCTCGTTTCAAAGCCTGAGATCTCAGTTGATGGTCCTGTTATCATCAATGAGTCATTTTGGATATATTGCCACTCTGACAATGGAAGTCTGCCAATTATCTACTCACTAAAGAGAAACAAAATTACCCTGAACAGGACTGAAGTGTCTGACCTTCGTGAGAAGGCTCGTTTCTTAGCCATGATATCAACTCCTTCTGACATCAGCAGTTACATGTGTGAAGCAGAGAATAATGGCCAATTCTCAAGAAAGATGAGTGAAAGGTTACATGTGCCTGTAATAG TTCCAGTAGGGAAGCCCTTACTGACCGTCATTCCAGTTCCAGGAAACATTGAAGAGGGCAGTGATGTTACCCTGATATGTAACATTGCAAAAGGCTCTCCACCTATCACATTTAGTTTTTATGGAGGCAGTGGCACAAAAATCTACCACACCACAGTTCAAAGTAATTCATCCTCATATGGTCTGAGTGCAGTAAAGAGACAGCACAGTGGAAATTATTATTGTGAGGCAAATAACCAGGCAGATGCCTTGATGAGAAGTGACACAGTCACAGTCGAAG TGAGCCTGGCAAATTGGAAAAAGGCTTTGATTGCTGTGTTCTGCATGCTGGTAGTGGCCCTGCTGGTCCTTTTCATTGTGATGCGCTACAAGGCCAAGCGAG GTAAAAGAGAGATGGCTGCCGAACTATCAAT AAAGCCTGCAAGCCCTAAATCAGATGACTCTTTAACCCTGAGTCTCACCCATGACACCCATTATAGCGACCACACAG TGGTGATGAATAACAAAGAGAGTGTTTGGAGTGAAAGACCTCCAG ATGTTGCTGACCAGGACAGCCTAGGGTCCACAAATGAAGGTGACTTAGAGTACTCAGAGGTGGTTCATCCTCCACCTGTAGATCCTACACAAA TTCCTCTGAAAAAAGGCACAGATACTGTGTACAGTGAGCTTCAGACCACTCAAG GGGCTATTGAACATGTTAACCAT CAAGGCCTGTTAGAATACGCTGATCTCAACCATGATCTTCCTGAACCAGTGGACTGA
- the pecam1b gene encoding platelet endothelial cell adhesion molecule isoform X1 produces MSTLWFTSLWHLLLFLFTSEEACAESVIKSVRLIVHPRDEVERGTNVTLECQAEVSHKEGSQPNHNYSFYKDFKSLNTDQTSSRDNFYSIPDARVAHSGKYQCVVNTKEQKGQSSVEALTVKGLQTPVLKVDKLKLREGDDVTAVCTVEEEIGPLTFFFSDGSQDLYMEHTESHKVERQLVLPKATMNIFCYYSFSFPSTIERSNKSNVIRFDIQEVAINPNIKVNPSTNITEGDLITFNCSVDTTYQRNSELKISLVHGHTLLSVNMTQTDYKMPIKANESGEYECISRLGRVSKSSAMNITVKELFSMPVLSIPQDKVFEGENFTISCQINSFAKERIQMDDIRYSIFQDNTPVINGSIYNGTAGKASNGKYICVAEAKEITKKSRSVLFEAKVLVSKPEISVDGPVIINESFWIYCHSDNGSLPIIYSLKRNKITLNRTEVSDLREKARFLAMISTPSDISSYMCEAENNGQFSRKMSERLHVPVIVPVGKPLLTVIPVPGNIEEGSDVTLICNIAKGSPPITFSFYGGSGTKIYHTTVQSNSSSYGLSAVKRQHSGNYYCEANNQADALMRSDTVTVEVSLANWKKALIAVFCMLVVALLVLFIVMRYKAKRGKREMAAELSIKPASPKSDDSLTLSLTHDTHYSDHTVVMNNKESVWSERPPDVADQDSLGSTNEGDLEYSEVVHPPPVDPTQIPLKKGTDTVYSELQTTQGAIEHVNHQGLLEYADLNHDLPEPVD; encoded by the exons ATGAGCACCTTGTGGTTCACCTCCTTGTGgcacctcctcctcttcctcttcaccT CAGAGGAAGCCTGCGCAG AGTCTGTCATAAAAAGTGTGCGACTCATTGTCCATCCAAGAGACGAAGTTGAAAGAGGTACAAATGTGACATTAGAATGTCAGGCAGAAGTCAGCCACAAGGAGGGGTCTCAACCCAACCATAATTACAGCTTCTACAAagattttaagtcattaaataCTGACCAGACCAGTTCTAGGGACAACTTCTACTCTATACCAGATGCCAGAGTGGCCCACTCTGGGAAATATCAATGTGTTGTTAACACTAAGGAGCAAAAGGGGCAAAGCAGTGTCGAAGCCCTTACAGTGAAAG GTCTTCAGACACCAGTCCTAAAAGTGGATAAACTGAAACTGAGAGAGGGAGATGATGTTACTgctgtctgtacagtagaggaaGAAATAGGTcctttgacatttttctttagcGATGGATCTCAGGACCTCTACATGGAGCACACAGAGAGTCACAAAGTTGAGCGGCAGCTAGTCCTTCCTAAAGCAACTATGAATATATTTTGCTACTATTCTTTTTCATTTCCTAGCACAATAGAACGCTCTAATAAAAGTAATGTGATACGTTTTGACATTCAAG AGGTGGCGATTAATCCCAATATCAAAGTCAACCCATCAACAAATATCACTGAAGGAGATCTCATAACTTTCAACTGCAGTGTTGATACGACTTACCAAAGAAATTCTGAACTCAAAATCAGTCTCGTACATGGACATACTTTGCTCAGTGTTAACATGACACAGACAGATTACAAAATGCCTATTAAGGCTAATGAATCTGGGGAATATGAGTGCATCTCAAGGCTTGGTCGTGTTTCTAAATCATCCGCTATGAACATCACTGTAAAAG AGCTCTTCTCCATGCCTGTCCTGAGCATTCCTCAAGATAAGGTTTTTGAGGGAGAAAACTTTACCATCAGCTGTCAAATCAACAGCTTTGCCAAAGAAAGGATTCAAATGGATGATATAAGGTACTCAATATTCCAAGACAACACACCTGTAATAAATGGTAGCATATACAATGGCACTGCAGGAAAAGCATCGAATGGGAAATATATATGTGTTGCTGAAGCCAAAGAGATTACCAAAAAGAGCAGGAGTGTGCTGTTTGAAGCAAAAG TTCTCGTTTCAAAGCCTGAGATCTCAGTTGATGGTCCTGTTATCATCAATGAGTCATTTTGGATATATTGCCACTCTGACAATGGAAGTCTGCCAATTATCTACTCACTAAAGAGAAACAAAATTACCCTGAACAGGACTGAAGTGTCTGACCTTCGTGAGAAGGCTCGTTTCTTAGCCATGATATCAACTCCTTCTGACATCAGCAGTTACATGTGTGAAGCAGAGAATAATGGCCAATTCTCAAGAAAGATGAGTGAAAGGTTACATGTGCCTGTAATAG TTCCAGTAGGGAAGCCCTTACTGACCGTCATTCCAGTTCCAGGAAACATTGAAGAGGGCAGTGATGTTACCCTGATATGTAACATTGCAAAAGGCTCTCCACCTATCACATTTAGTTTTTATGGAGGCAGTGGCACAAAAATCTACCACACCACAGTTCAAAGTAATTCATCCTCATATGGTCTGAGTGCAGTAAAGAGACAGCACAGTGGAAATTATTATTGTGAGGCAAATAACCAGGCAGATGCCTTGATGAGAAGTGACACAGTCACAGTCGAAG TGAGCCTGGCAAATTGGAAAAAGGCTTTGATTGCTGTGTTCTGCATGCTGGTAGTGGCCCTGCTGGTCCTTTTCATTGTGATGCGCTACAAGGCCAAGCGAG GTAAAAGAGAGATGGCTGCCGAACTATCAAT AAAGCCTGCAAGCCCTAAATCAGATGACTCTTTAACCCTGAGTCTCACCCATGACACCCATTATAGCGACCACACAG TGGTGATGAATAACAAAGAGAGTGTTTGGAGTGAAAGACCTCCAG ATGTTGCTGACCAGGACAGCCTAGGGTCCACAAATGAAGGTGACTTAGAGTACTCAGAGGTGGTTCATCCTCCACCTGTAGATCCTACACAAA TTCCTCTGAAAAAAGGCACAGATACTGTGTACAGTGAGCTTCAGACCACTCAAG GGGCTATTGAACATGTTAACCAT CAAGGCCTGTTAGAATACGCTGATCTCAACCATGATCTTCCTGAACCAGTGGACTGA